A single window of Achromobacter xylosoxidans DNA harbors:
- a CDS encoding N-acetyltransferase — translation MTHPLKHYAFEQLRSYDDEPAFFAPMGRFFASANVRRDCGGYPLSDGPRYLWFIVRRHASKRVLGFISIELLSGEVRIRDGYVRPEARQLGLFRALRQRVLEYIDALNQPCVLRVPWDCAALLQPYGFQVHLTRGNWATLKRNTHATRSEPDEPGPAPVQRTAEPAAARADRSHQPDPPMPA, via the coding sequence ATGACCCATCCCCTGAAGCACTACGCATTCGAACAACTGCGCTCGTACGACGACGAGCCGGCCTTCTTCGCCCCGATGGGCCGCTTCTTCGCCAGCGCCAACGTCAGGCGCGACTGCGGCGGCTACCCCCTCAGCGACGGCCCGCGCTATCTCTGGTTCATCGTCCGAAGACACGCCAGCAAGCGCGTGCTGGGTTTCATCAGCATCGAACTCCTGAGCGGCGAGGTCCGCATCCGCGACGGCTACGTGCGCCCCGAGGCGCGCCAGCTCGGCCTGTTCCGGGCGCTGCGGCAGCGGGTGCTGGAGTACATCGACGCGCTGAACCAGCCATGCGTGTTGCGCGTGCCATGGGACTGCGCCGCGCTCCTGCAGCCTTACGGCTTCCAGGTCCATCTCACCCGTGGCAACTGGGCCACCTTGAAAAGGAACACGCATGCCACACGCAGCGAACCTGACGAGCCGGGCCCGGCTCCTGTTCAACGAACTGCGGAGCCTGCCGCTGCGCGAGCGGATCGAAGCCATCAACCAGATCCGCCAATGCCTGCATGA
- a CDS encoding IbrB-like domain-containing protein, translating to MPHAANLTSRARLLFNELRSLPLRERIEAINQIRQCLHEHSPFAAEPVDCVLWVPGEQVQANDYNPNTVAPPEMRLLELSIDADGYTQPIVAHPDGQDGYVVVDGFHRQRVGKKKGPIRQRLHGYLPVVAIRAGRDATADRIAATIRHNRARGVHGVMPMTDIVVRLVRAGWNDADIARQLGMDPDEILRFKQVSGLPEMFLDHHYSRSWE from the coding sequence ATGCCACACGCAGCGAACCTGACGAGCCGGGCCCGGCTCCTGTTCAACGAACTGCGGAGCCTGCCGCTGCGCGAGCGGATCGAAGCCATCAACCAGATCCGCCAATGCCTGCATGAGCACAGCCCTTTTGCCGCCGAGCCGGTCGATTGCGTGCTGTGGGTGCCCGGCGAACAGGTCCAGGCCAACGACTACAACCCCAACACCGTCGCGCCGCCGGAGATGCGGCTGCTGGAGTTGTCGATCGACGCCGACGGCTACACCCAGCCCATCGTGGCGCATCCGGACGGGCAGGATGGCTACGTGGTGGTCGACGGTTTCCACCGCCAGCGGGTCGGCAAGAAGAAGGGGCCCATCCGGCAGCGGCTGCATGGCTACCTGCCCGTCGTCGCCATCCGGGCCGGGCGCGATGCCACGGCCGACCGCATCGCCGCGACCATCCGCCACAACCGCGCCCGCGGCGTGCATGGCGTCATGCCCATGACCGACATCGTCGTGCGGCTGGTCAGGGCGGGCTGGAACGATGCCGACATCGCCCGCCAGCTCGGCATGGACCCCGACGAGATCCTGCGCTTCAAGCAGGTGTCCGGCCTGCCTGAGATGTTCCTTGATCATCACTATTCCAGGTCATGGGAATAG
- a CDS encoding sensor histidine kinase: protein MSLRVRLMLILGAVWLVVGGAVTLWMFELASAELDAALDSRLAASAAMVARLVTQPSRPATADGGDMLAIVGPPAGDARCAAGPGDDAAQACAPDGQALAAAPLGYGSLMRAGADWRTYAFETDDLRVVTAGRGDIRAALHRQIAWTALLPSVAGLLLAMALLWFGVDRPSIPQTLARLSRRMEEMLRRERHFSDHAAHEMRAPVTAIKAHLQVLQRLPQAPHDAASRQAIAHALQGTERLERLIEQLLALARADGDEAAGVPACDALAVLARVAGRKPARVRWRMPAGQPWVALPDTLLDCAVRNLVDNALKYSPDDKPVEVDAGIVSDWLVVTVRDHGPGLTPAQCAQAAAPFWRGHRQVEGAGLGLSIVATIAARHGGMLELTPAVGGGLCGRLSLPLVNPVHAIPMTWNSDDQGTSQAGRTPA from the coding sequence ATGAGCCTGCGCGTTCGCCTGATGCTGATCCTGGGCGCCGTCTGGCTGGTGGTCGGCGGCGCGGTGACGCTGTGGATGTTCGAACTTGCCAGCGCCGAGCTGGACGCGGCGCTGGACTCGCGGCTGGCGGCGTCGGCGGCCATGGTGGCGCGGCTGGTGACGCAGCCGTCGCGTCCGGCCACGGCGGATGGCGGCGACATGCTGGCGATCGTCGGCCCGCCGGCGGGCGACGCCCGCTGCGCGGCCGGGCCGGGCGACGACGCGGCGCAGGCGTGCGCGCCGGACGGACAGGCGCTTGCCGCCGCGCCGCTCGGCTACGGTTCGCTCATGCGGGCCGGTGCCGACTGGCGCACTTATGCCTTCGAGACCGACGACCTGCGCGTGGTCACCGCCGGTCGCGGCGACATCCGTGCCGCGCTGCATCGGCAGATCGCCTGGACGGCGCTGCTGCCCAGCGTGGCCGGGCTGCTGCTGGCCATGGCGCTGCTCTGGTTCGGGGTCGACCGCCCGTCAATTCCCCAGACGCTGGCGCGGCTGTCGCGGCGCATGGAGGAAATGCTGCGGCGTGAGCGGCATTTCTCGGATCATGCGGCGCACGAAATGCGCGCTCCGGTCACCGCCATCAAGGCGCATCTGCAGGTGCTGCAACGGTTGCCGCAGGCGCCCCATGATGCCGCCAGCCGCCAGGCCATTGCGCATGCGCTGCAGGGCACCGAGCGCCTGGAGCGCCTGATCGAACAGCTATTGGCGCTGGCGCGCGCCGATGGCGACGAGGCGGCCGGCGTTCCGGCCTGCGACGCGCTGGCGGTGCTGGCGCGGGTGGCCGGCCGCAAGCCCGCGCGGGTGCGCTGGCGCATGCCCGCCGGCCAGCCCTGGGTGGCGCTGCCCGATACCCTGCTGGATTGCGCCGTGCGCAACCTGGTGGACAACGCGCTCAAGTATTCGCCCGACGACAAACCGGTGGAGGTCGACGCCGGCATCGTCTCGGATTGGCTGGTGGTGACGGTGCGCGACCACGGTCCCGGCCTGACGCCGGCGCAGTGCGCGCAGGCGGCCGCGCCGTTCTGGCGCGGTCATCGCCAGGTCGAGGGCGCCGGCCTGGGGCTGTCGATCGTGGCGACCATCGCGGCGCGCCACGGCGGCATGCTGGAATTGACGCCGGCCGTCGGTGGCGGCTTGTGCGGCCGCCTCAGCCTGCCCCTGGTCAATCCCGTCCATGCTATTCCCATGACCTGGAATAGTGATGATCAAGGAACATCTCAGGCAGGCCGGACACCTGCTTGA
- a CDS encoding response regulator, translating into MRILLVEDDASIASAIQAGLGLQGFVVDAVGSLRQADLAVQTSHASACVLDLCLPDGDGVTLLAKWRARRQDLPVLVLTARSAIAQRVAALRAGADDYVLKPFDLDELAARLQALIRRAAGHSADRIDHGRLTLYLSRGEVLLDGARVTLQRRELALLKTLLQHPGQILTMDQLRDSLYGFDDRVESNAVNVHIHKLRRKLGAGLIETVRGWGYRLGMPPP; encoded by the coding sequence ATGCGCATTTTGTTGGTCGAGGATGACGCGTCCATCGCGTCGGCGATTCAAGCCGGGCTGGGACTGCAAGGTTTCGTGGTCGATGCGGTGGGGAGCCTGCGGCAGGCCGACCTGGCGGTGCAAACGTCCCACGCCAGCGCTTGTGTGCTGGATCTCTGTCTGCCCGATGGCGACGGCGTGACGCTGCTGGCGAAGTGGCGCGCGCGGCGCCAGGACCTGCCGGTGCTGGTGCTGACCGCCAGGTCGGCAATTGCGCAGCGCGTCGCGGCGTTGCGCGCCGGCGCCGACGACTACGTCCTCAAGCCGTTCGACCTGGATGAACTGGCCGCGCGGTTGCAGGCGCTGATACGGCGCGCGGCCGGCCATAGCGCCGATCGCATCGACCACGGCCGCCTCACGTTGTACCTGTCGCGCGGCGAAGTCCTGCTGGACGGCGCCCGCGTCACGCTGCAGCGGCGCGAACTGGCCTTGCTCAAGACGCTGTTGCAGCATCCCGGGCAGATCCTCACCATGGACCAGTTGCGCGACAGCCTGTACGGCTTTGACGACCGGGTCGAGAGCAACGCCGTCAACGTGCATATCCACAAGCTGCGCCGCAAGCTCGGCGCCGGGCTGATCGAGACCGTGCGCGGCTGGGGCTATCGGCTGGGGATGCCGCCGCCATGA
- a CDS encoding sulfite exporter TauE/SafE family protein — translation MMMTATLLGLCIGVSLGLTGAGGGILAVPALMFGLGLTLTQAAPVALIAVGIASAVGALQGLMRGLVRYKAAMLMAAVGALTAPLGLSLARQVPAQWLSLTFAGVMLLVAVRMVQQSRRRAPLPGALDAPPKACRLSPETGRFVWNRLTAATLGGIGAVSGICTGMLGVGGGFIIVPALTHFSDARMISIVSTSLMVIALVSAATVSSALLHGLTLSAAQWAFVAAAIAGMAGGRALAPRVPQAVLQRAFAAVCVVVAGVLAWRA, via the coding sequence ATGATGATGACCGCGACCCTGCTGGGACTATGCATTGGCGTCTCCCTTGGCCTGACGGGCGCTGGCGGCGGCATCCTGGCCGTGCCCGCGCTGATGTTCGGCCTGGGCCTGACGCTGACACAGGCGGCGCCGGTGGCGCTGATCGCGGTGGGCATCGCTTCGGCGGTCGGCGCCCTGCAGGGTTTGATGCGGGGCCTGGTGCGCTACAAGGCCGCCATGCTGATGGCCGCGGTGGGCGCACTGACCGCTCCCCTGGGATTGTCGCTGGCGCGCCAGGTGCCGGCACAGTGGCTTAGTCTGACTTTTGCGGGCGTGATGCTGCTGGTGGCGGTGCGCATGGTGCAGCAATCGCGACGTCGCGCGCCACTACCGGGCGCCCTCGACGCGCCGCCCAAGGCCTGCCGCCTGTCGCCCGAGACCGGCCGCTTCGTCTGGAATCGCCTGACCGCCGCCACGCTGGGCGGCATCGGTGCCGTGTCCGGCATCTGCACCGGCATGCTGGGCGTGGGCGGCGGCTTCATCATCGTGCCGGCGCTGACGCACTTCAGCGATGCGCGCATGATCAGCATCGTCTCGACCTCGCTCATGGTCATCGCGCTGGTGTCGGCCGCCACGGTCAGCTCCGCGCTGCTGCATGGCCTGACGCTGTCGGCCGCGCAATGGGCCTTCGTGGCCGCGGCCATCGCCGGCATGGCGGGCGGGCGCGCGCTGGCGCCGCGCGTGCCGCAGGCCGTGCTGCAACGCGCCTTCGCCGCGGTGTGCGTGGTGGTGGCGGGCGTGCTGGCCTGGCGCGCCTGA